Proteins from a single region of Budorcas taxicolor isolate Tak-1 chromosome 7, Takin1.1, whole genome shotgun sequence:
- the LOC128051138 gene encoding olfactory receptor 10H1-like, whose product MSQLTSGTASVQGANFSAVTEFILLGFSTFPHLQLMFFLLFLLMYLFTLLGNLLIMATVWSERSLHTPMHLFLCALSTSEVLYTSAIIPRMLADLLSTARSISFRACASQMFFSFTFGFTHSLLLTVMGYDRYVAICHPLRYNVLMSPRGCACLVAWSWAGGSVMGFLVTSAIFHLPFCGPNVIHHFFCHVPPLVKLACGDNVSTVAMGVGLVCIAALLGCGLLILLSYAFIVAAILRIPSAEGRHKAFSTCASHLTVVVVHYGFASVIYLKPKGPQSLEGDTVMGITYTALTPFLSPIIFSLRNKELKEAVKKTFLSKLFLHRS is encoded by the coding sequence ATGTCACAACTCACTTCAGGAACAGCCTCCGTGCAAGGAGCCAACTTCTCAGCAGTGACTGAATTCATCCTCCTCGGCTTCTCCACCTTCCCCCACCTTCAGCTGATGTTCTTCCTGCTCTTCCTGCTGATGTACCTGTTCACGCTGCTGGGGAACCTGCTCATCATGGCCACCGTCTGGAGCGAGCGcagcctccacacccccatgcaCCTCTTCCTGTGCGCCCTCTCCACCTCCGAGGTCCTCTACACCTCCGCCATCATCCCGCGCATGCTGGCCGACCTGCTCTCCACCGCCCGCTCCATCTCCTTCAGGGCCTGTGCCAGCCAGATGTTCTTCTCCTTCACGTTTGGCTTTACCCACTCCTTGCTGCTCACCGTCATGGGCTACGACCGCTACGTGGCCATCTGCCACCCGCTGCGCTACAACGTGCTCATGAGCCCCCGGGGCTGCGCCTGCCTGGTGGCCTGGTCCTGGGCTGGAGGCTCAGTCATGGGGTTTCTGGTGACATCTGCCATTTTCCACCTCCCCTTCTGTGGCCCTAATGTGATCCACCATTTCTTCTGCCATGTGCCTCCGCTAGTGAAGTTGGCCTGTGGGGACAACGTCTCTACCGTGGCCATGGGCGTGGGCCTGGTGTGTATCGCCGCCCTGCTGGGCTGTGGTCTCCTCATCCTCCTCTCTTACGCCTTCATCGTGGCTGCCATCTTGAGGATCCCTTCAGCCGAGGGCCGGCACAAAGCCTTCTCCACGTGTGCGTCCCACCTCACCGTGGTGGTCGTGCACTACGGCTTTGCCTCTGTCATCTACCTCAAGCCCAAGGGTCCCCAGTCTCTGGAAGGAGACACAGTGATGGGCATCACCTACACGGCCCTCACTCCCTTCCTGAGCCCCATTATCTTCAGTCTCAGGAACAAGGAGCTGAAGGAAGCCGTGAAGAAGACCTTCCTCAGCAAGCTCTTTCTCCATAGATCCTGA
- the LOC128051130 gene encoding olfactory receptor 10H1, which translates to MSHLTSGTASKQGANFSAVTEFILIGFSTFPHLQLMFFLLFLLMYLFTLLGNLLIMATVWSERSLHTPMHLFLCALSTSEVLYTSAIIPRMLADLLSTARSISFRACASQMFFSFTFGFTHSLLLTVMGYDRYVAICHPLRYNVLMSPRGCACLVAWSWAGGSVMGLVVTSAIFHLIFCGPNEVHHFACHVPPLLKLACGTDLQVVAKGVGLVCITALLGCGLLILLSYAFIVATILRIPSAEGRHKAFSTCASHLTVVVVHYGFASVIYLKPKGPQSLEGDTLMGITYTVLTPFLSPIIFSLRNKELKIAMKKTFLSKLYPEKI; encoded by the coding sequence ATGTCACACCTCACTTCAGGAACAGCCTCCAAGCAAGGAGCCAACTTCTCAGCAGTGACTGAATTCATCCTCATCGGCTTCTCCACCTTCCCCCACCTTCAGCTGATGTTCTTCCTGCTCTTCCTGCTGATGTACCTGTTCACGCTGCTGGGGAACCTGCTCATCATGGCCACCGTCTGGAGCGAGCGcagcctccacacccccatgcaCCTCTTCCTGTGCGCCCTCTCCACCTCCGAGGTCCTCTACACCTCCGCCATCATCCCGCGCATGCTGGCCGACCTGCTCTCCACCGCCCGCTCCATCTCCTTCAGGGCCTGTGCCAGCCAGATGTTCTTCTCCTTCACGTTTGGCTTTACCCACTCCTTGCTGCTCACCGTCATGGGCTACGACCGCTACGTGGCCATCTGCCACCCGCTGCGCTACAACGTGCTCATGAGCCCCCGGGGCTGCGCCTGCCTGGTGGCCTGGTCCTGGGCTGGAGGCTCAGTCATGGGGTTGGTGGTGACATCTGCCATTTTCCACCTTATCTTTTGCGGACCTAATGAGGTCCACCATTTTGCTTGTCATGTGCCCCCACTATTGAAGTTGGCCTGTGGAACAGACTTGCAAGTGGTCGCCAAGGGCGTGGGCCTGGTGTGTATCACCGCCCTGCTGGGCTGTGGTCTCCTCATCCTGCTCTCTTACGCCTTCATCGTGGCCACCATCTTGAGGATCCCTTCAGCTGAGGGCCGGCACAAAGCCTTCTCCACGTGTGCGTCCCACCTCACCGTGGTGGTCGTGCACTACGGCTTTGCCTCTGTCATCTACCTCAAGCCCAAGGGTCCCCAGTCTCTGGAAGGAGACACACTGATGGGCATCACCTACACGGTCCTCACTCCCTTCCTGAGCCCCATCATCTTCAGTCTCAGGAACAAGGAGCTGAAGATCGCCatgaagaaaaccttcctcagcaagCTCTACCCTGAAAAAATATGA